A genome region from Mesorhizobium sp. B2-1-8 includes the following:
- a CDS encoding RNA polymerase sigma factor — protein sequence MPAAVPGEASRGDDELLAHIAAGGQAALSELMARHGRGLRTFATRYLGHAADAEDVVQEVFVTVWKQAARFDPGRGRASTWLYRITANRCIDQRRRRALRNFFGLDDIGEEPAAPEVNAETATAARQELAIVRNGLSRLPERQRMALLLRAVGELDIGGIAEVMGTSAGSVEQLLVRGRRKLRDHLADAAQGRERKSS from the coding sequence GTGCCGGCCGCCGTGCCGGGTGAAGCGTCCCGCGGCGATGACGAGCTTCTGGCCCACATCGCCGCGGGCGGTCAGGCGGCTTTGTCCGAGCTCATGGCCCGCCATGGCCGTGGGCTGCGGACGTTCGCCACGCGCTATCTCGGCCATGCCGCCGATGCCGAGGATGTGGTGCAGGAGGTGTTCGTGACCGTCTGGAAGCAGGCCGCGCGCTTCGATCCCGGCAGAGGACGCGCCTCGACGTGGCTCTACCGGATCACGGCCAACCGCTGCATCGACCAGCGCCGGCGCCGCGCGCTGCGCAACTTCTTCGGGCTGGACGACATCGGCGAGGAGCCCGCCGCGCCGGAAGTAAATGCCGAGACCGCGACGGCCGCCAGGCAGGAACTGGCGATCGTGCGCAATGGCCTGTCTCGCTTGCCGGAGCGCCAGCGGATGGCGCTGCTTCTGAGGGCCGTGGGCGAGCTTGACATCGGCGGAATAGCCGAGGTGATGGGCACCAGCGCGGGTTCGGTCGAGCAACTGCTCGTGCGCGGGCGTCGCAAGCTCAGGGATCATTTGGCAGATGCGGCCCAGGGCCGCGAAAGGAAGTCCTCATGA
- a CDS encoding EF-hand domain-containing protein: MKRSAIFACLLLGLTPICAAAAQDIPGQRILQRLDTNSDGAISKDEILAARERIFKRLDRNGDGVIDEKEVETARQAVEDRAEAAEAHLGNRLRRMDRNGDGKVTENEFQASTPLFDLADRNGDGRLSADEIATIRNIVSAHAN; this comes from the coding sequence ATGAAACGCTCAGCGATCTTTGCGTGCCTGCTTCTAGGCCTCACGCCGATCTGCGCCGCCGCGGCGCAGGACATCCCCGGCCAACGCATCCTCCAGCGCCTCGACACCAATAGCGACGGCGCGATCTCGAAGGACGAGATCCTTGCCGCCCGCGAACGCATCTTCAAGAGGCTCGACCGCAACGGCGACGGAGTCATCGACGAGAAGGAGGTCGAAACCGCCCGGCAGGCCGTAGAAGACCGCGCCGAAGCGGCCGAGGCCCACCTCGGCAATCGTTTGCGGCGCATGGACAGGAATGGTGACGGCAAGGTCACCGAGAACGAGTTTCAGGCGAGCACGCCGCTCTTCGATCTCGCCGACCGCAACGGCGACGGCAGGCTCTCCGCCGACGAGATCGCGACCATTCGCAACATCGTCTCCGCTCACGCCAACTGA
- a CDS encoding periplasmic heavy metal sensor, producing MTKRSWIWAAVLVVLALSLALNFFFIGYAAHGLRQAAVARGLLAEVAGAYSPEVRKEFRAVMRDNRARTFEALRQLRAARADLTAAEKARPFDEAAVSQAMAAVRAATTNLQATVQDYLLAAMKNVNAKPAGGG from the coding sequence ATGACCAAGCGCTCATGGATCTGGGCGGCCGTGCTGGTTGTGCTCGCGCTGTCGCTTGCCCTCAACTTCTTCTTCATCGGCTATGCCGCGCATGGCCTGCGCCAGGCGGCCGTTGCGCGCGGGCTGCTGGCGGAGGTCGCGGGCGCCTATTCGCCTGAGGTGCGCAAGGAGTTCCGCGCGGTCATGCGCGACAACCGCGCCCGCACGTTCGAAGCGCTGCGGCAGCTGCGCGCGGCGCGCGCTGACCTGACGGCGGCCGAGAAGGCGCGGCCCTTCGACGAAGCGGCGGTCAGCCAGGCGATGGCCGCGGTGCGCGCCGCCACGACCAATCTTCAGGCAACGGTGCAGGATTATCTGCTTGCCGCCATGAAGAACGTCAATGCGAAGCCGGCCGGCGGCGGATGA
- a CDS encoding EF-hand domain-containing protein has protein sequence MTKIVTALAGLLLCGCSAFAADQGAREAFRRIDTNGDRKLEFSEIQAARAQMFDRLDVNHNGVLEPGEVRAAIEEIKSKRDVQAARFTGLQAEASRMDRNGDGKISRDEFTAAVPDRLLQADTDGDKALSITELRALRRQ, from the coding sequence ATGACCAAGATCGTGACCGCCCTTGCGGGACTGCTTCTGTGCGGCTGCAGCGCGTTCGCTGCCGACCAGGGCGCCAGGGAGGCGTTCCGACGCATCGACACCAATGGCGACCGAAAGCTCGAGTTCAGCGAAATCCAGGCAGCGCGGGCGCAGATGTTCGACCGGTTGGACGTCAATCACAATGGCGTGCTCGAGCCTGGCGAGGTGCGGGCGGCAATCGAAGAGATCAAGTCGAAGCGCGATGTGCAGGCTGCACGGTTCACCGGCCTGCAGGCCGAAGCAAGCCGCATGGACCGCAACGGCGACGGAAAGATCTCGCGCGACGAATTTACGGCTGCCGTCCCCGACAGGCTGCTGCAGGCCGACACCGACGGCGACAAAGCATTGTCGATCACCGAGTTGCGGGCGCTGCGGCGCCAGTGA
- a CDS encoding BA14K family protein: MNRTITALCGAMLSATALASPAEAMPLAAPAAPTSVTSQATPIWYRRGFYVVGGAYYYNGYRGYWRVRPGYRYYNGYWFPAAAFAAGVGAATVAPPPPPAARLAAAHVRWCYDRYRSYRAWDNSYQPYDGPRQQCWSPYN, from the coding sequence ATGAACAGAACGATCACTGCTTTGTGCGGCGCGATGCTCAGCGCTACGGCCCTTGCCTCGCCGGCCGAGGCCATGCCGCTTGCGGCGCCGGCAGCGCCGACGTCCGTGACGAGCCAGGCAACGCCGATCTGGTACCGGCGCGGCTTCTACGTCGTCGGCGGCGCCTATTACTACAATGGTTACCGGGGCTATTGGCGGGTGCGGCCCGGCTACCGCTATTACAATGGCTACTGGTTCCCGGCCGCCGCCTTCGCGGCCGGCGTGGGGGCCGCCACGGTCGCGCCACCCCCGCCCCCCGCGGCGCGCCTGGCGGCCGCCCATGTGCGCTGGTGCTACGATCGCTACCGCTCCTACCGCGCCTGGGATAACAGCTACCAGCCCTATGACGGCCCTCGGCAGCAATGCTGGTCGCCCTATAATTGA